Proteins encoded together in one Lysinibacillus sp. FSL K6-0232 window:
- a CDS encoding YfbR-like 5'-deoxynucleotidase — protein MIFIGIHQFFTSLNDLERIIRCPGRFKFEEHNVAAHSWKVSQYAMFFATLEEMNGAEVDWKSLYEKTINHDFAEVFIGDIKTPVKHASPELKQMLAHVEEKMMEKFIVNEIPQEFQAIFFERMKEGKDDTLEGRLLEFADKLDQFYEAFAELKRGNTDKEFVYMYQTALSKLLAIPLEATVRYFRTEILKDAVKEKTHIDIQALTNEVLTAT, from the coding sequence GTGATTTTTATAGGAATTCATCAATTTTTTACAAGCCTCAATGATTTAGAACGTATTATTCGTTGTCCTGGCCGCTTCAAATTTGAGGAGCATAATGTAGCAGCCCATTCTTGGAAAGTATCACAGTATGCTATGTTCTTTGCTACATTAGAGGAAATGAATGGCGCTGAGGTTGATTGGAAATCTTTATATGAAAAAACAATCAATCATGACTTTGCGGAAGTGTTTATTGGTGATATTAAAACACCTGTCAAACACGCAAGCCCAGAGCTAAAGCAAATGCTAGCACATGTGGAAGAAAAGATGATGGAAAAATTTATTGTCAATGAAATCCCACAGGAGTTTCAAGCTATCTTCTTTGAGCGTATGAAAGAAGGCAAAGATGATACTTTAGAGGGTCGTCTTCTTGAATTCGCGGATAAGCTTGATCAATTTTATGAGGCTTTTGCAGAATTAAAACGTGGTAATACAGATAAGGAATTCGTCTATATGTATCAAACAGCGCTATCTAAGCTTTTAGCCATCCCACTTGAAGCAACAGTCCGTTATTTCCGTACTGAAATTTTAAAGGACGCTGTTAAAGAAAAAACACATATTGATATTCAAGCATTAACAAATGAAGTGCTTACAGCAACTTAA
- a CDS encoding DUF2269 family protein, with protein sequence MFSIYTLLLYIHILSAVLSIGPLFVVLTIIKKMRTASNDDMPPYIEAFKGAIAIVKHSGHVLVISGILLMWYAGYAWNTSWIALTFLVMLASIVFLARAFKPTLRTFNTPAYHQQQFVALLQRKAWMYIVLLLIMLWLMVAKPIIW encoded by the coding sequence ATGTTTTCAATATATACACTTCTTCTTTATATACATATTTTAAGTGCTGTACTTTCGATTGGACCTTTGTTTGTTGTCTTAACAATCATTAAGAAAATGCGTACAGCTTCAAATGATGATATGCCTCCCTATATAGAAGCCTTTAAGGGCGCTATTGCGATTGTAAAGCATTCAGGTCATGTTCTTGTTATATCAGGTATTTTATTAATGTGGTATGCGGGTTATGCCTGGAATACTTCATGGATTGCGCTCACTTTTCTTGTAATGCTTGCATCCATTGTGTTTTTGGCAAGAGCCTTTAAGCCGACATTGCGTACATTTAATACACCTGCCTATCATCAGCAGCAATTTGTTGCACTGTTACAGCGAAAAGCATGGATGTATATTGTATTATTGCTTATTATGCTATGGTTAATGGTAGCAAAGCCAATTATTTGGTAA